In a genomic window of Methanomassiliicoccus sp.:
- a CDS encoding sodium-translocating pyrophosphatase — protein sequence MAIEIDAWVYLIPIAGVIGLLVAYLLTRYIFRKDTGTPDMKAIGDAIREGAMAYLARQYKTIAIISVIVGIIIAIGIRMEVGIAFLLGAFFSALSGYIGMYVSVNSNIRTASAARRTLNEALQTSFRGGAVSGIAVVALSLLGVAGIFFLYLFFVVPTPNIADVPTGYTVQSWQVVETLNLAVGYAFGASFAALFAQLGGGIYTKAADVGADLVGKVEAGIPEDDPRNPAVIADLVGDNVGDCAGRGADLFESTAAENIGAMILGAAIFGITGNIDWVFFPLVVRAFGLLTSLIGIMTVKLRNESEEPMKALNRGYYISAILGAIGFYIITDQMLGAWQFFVCGIIGIVLSIAIVYITQYYTAGEYRPVREIAKASETGPATNIITGFSIGLETTAMPIIAIAISLLAAYFLGQDASHYVAMPAGTNIANAEFIFGLFGTAVATMGMLATAAFVLAMDTFGPITDNAGGICEMSKQPEEIRVRTDRLDAVGNTTKALTKGYAMGSAALAAYLLFAAYFQEVAVKLDLPLLDVFKVDIAQPPVFAAALIGAMLVFLFSSLAIRAVGKAAYDMINEVRRQFKEKPGILAGTEKPDYALCVDISTKGALKAMVLPAMLPVVVPVAVGLIWRYAYPDATNQIAVQAVGAFLMVATIAGILMATVLNNGGGAWDNAKKYVETGHHGGKKSPAHAAAVVGDTVGDPFKDTAGPSLHVLVKLLSTITLVFAGLFIIM from the coding sequence ATGGCTATAGAGATCGACGCCTGGGTATATCTAATACCAATAGCTGGCGTAATTGGCCTTTTGGTCGCGTACCTCCTGACACGGTATATCTTCAGGAAGGACACTGGCACCCCGGACATGAAAGCCATCGGGGACGCCATTCGCGAAGGGGCTATGGCCTATTTGGCCCGCCAGTATAAGACGATTGCTATCATTAGCGTGATTGTAGGAATAATCATCGCTATCGGGATAAGAATGGAGGTCGGCATCGCGTTCCTTCTGGGTGCTTTCTTCTCCGCCCTGTCCGGCTACATCGGCATGTACGTGTCGGTGAACAGCAACATCCGGACGGCCAGCGCGGCGAGGAGGACCCTTAACGAGGCGCTCCAGACCTCTTTCCGCGGCGGCGCTGTGTCCGGCATCGCCGTGGTTGCCCTCAGCCTTCTGGGTGTGGCGGGCATCTTCTTCCTATACCTGTTCTTTGTTGTCCCCACTCCCAACATTGCCGATGTGCCGACTGGCTACACCGTTCAGTCCTGGCAAGTGGTGGAGACCCTGAACCTTGCCGTTGGCTACGCCTTCGGTGCGTCCTTTGCTGCACTGTTCGCCCAACTGGGCGGAGGTATCTACACCAAGGCCGCCGATGTCGGTGCTGACCTTGTCGGCAAGGTCGAGGCCGGTATTCCCGAAGATGACCCCCGTAACCCCGCCGTCATTGCTGACCTCGTCGGCGACAACGTCGGCGACTGCGCCGGTCGTGGTGCTGACCTGTTCGAATCCACCGCCGCCGAGAACATCGGTGCGATGATCCTCGGTGCCGCCATCTTTGGTATCACCGGTAACATTGACTGGGTATTCTTCCCGCTGGTTGTACGTGCCTTCGGTCTGCTAACTTCCCTTATCGGGATCATGACCGTCAAGCTGAGGAACGAGAGCGAGGAGCCGATGAAGGCCCTCAACCGTGGTTACTATATCTCGGCCATTCTTGGCGCCATCGGTTTCTACATCATCACCGACCAGATGCTCGGAGCTTGGCAATTCTTCGTCTGCGGGATCATTGGTATCGTTCTGTCCATCGCTATCGTGTACATCACTCAATACTACACTGCTGGCGAGTACAGGCCGGTCCGTGAGATCGCCAAGGCCTCTGAGACCGGCCCGGCCACCAATATCATCACCGGGTTCTCAATCGGTCTGGAGACCACCGCGATGCCTATCATCGCCATCGCCATCTCCCTTCTGGCCGCCTACTTCCTGGGCCAGGATGCGTCCCACTATGTGGCCATGCCTGCCGGAACCAACATAGCTAACGCCGAGTTCATCTTTGGCCTGTTTGGTACCGCGGTCGCCACCATGGGTATGCTCGCCACCGCCGCCTTTGTCCTCGCTATGGATACCTTCGGACCCATCACCGACAACGCTGGTGGTATCTGTGAGATGTCCAAGCAGCCCGAGGAGATCCGCGTCAGGACCGACAGGCTCGATGCGGTCGGCAACACCACCAAGGCGCTCACCAAGGGGTACGCCATGGGCTCTGCGGCCCTCGCCGCTTACCTGCTGTTCGCTGCCTACTTCCAAGAGGTAGCGGTCAAGCTGGACCTGCCCCTGCTGGATGTCTTCAAGGTCGACATCGCCCAGCCCCCGGTATTCGCTGCTGCTCTGATCGGCGCCATGCTGGTCTTCCTGTTCTCCTCCCTCGCCATCCGCGCCGTGGGCAAGGCTGCCTACGACATGATCAACGAGGTCAGGAGGCAGTTCAAGGAGAAGCCCGGCATCCTCGCCGGAACGGAGAAGCCCGACTACGCCCTGTGCGTCGACATCTCAACCAAGGGTGCCCTTAAGGCCATGGTCCTCCCGGCCATGTTGCCGGTCGTGGTCCCGGTGGCCGTCGGCCTCATCTGGCGCTACGCCTACCCCGACGCGACCAACCAGATCGCGGTCCAGGCGGTCGGCGCGTTCCTGATGGTCGCCACCATCGCTGGTATCCTCATGGCCACCGTTCTCAACAACGGTGGCGGTGCCTGGGACAACGCCAAGAAATACGTGGAGACCGGACACCACGGCGGTAAGAAGAGCCCCGCTCACGCCGCTGCGGTCGTCGGTGACACCGTCGGTGACCCCTTCAAGGACACCGCCGGTCCGTCCCTGCACGTGCTGGTGAAGCTACTCTCCACCATCACCCTGGTCTTCGCCGGGCTGTTCATCATCATGTAA
- a CDS encoding 30S ribosomal protein S27ae — translation MAKDEKAAAGAADKKPEGKKDAGKGAAKKGAPAKSEATSKKDKYSVEGGKLERKGRNCPKCGPGVFLAEHKDRNACGKCGYTEFKNKK, via the coding sequence ATGGCAAAGGATGAGAAGGCGGCCGCCGGAGCGGCGGACAAGAAGCCCGAGGGAAAGAAGGACGCCGGTAAGGGCGCTGCCAAGAAGGGCGCACCGGCCAAGAGCGAGGCCACCTCCAAGAAGGACAAGTACTCTGTCGAAGGCGGGAAGCTCGAGCGCAAGGGCCGGAACTGCCCCAAGTGCGGCCCAGGTGTGTTCCTAGCCGAGCACAAGGACCGCAACGCCTGCGGCAAGTGCGGCTACACCGAGTTCAAGAACAAGAAGTAA
- the spt4 gene encoding transcription elongation factor subunit Spt4, protein MKLQKACKHCSFITEEDTCPLCNNPTSRDWQGYVIIVDHTRSEIAKRMGINVNGKFALKVR, encoded by the coding sequence ATGAAGCTGCAGAAGGCGTGCAAACATTGCAGCTTCATAACCGAGGAAGATACTTGCCCTCTGTGCAACAACCCGACCTCCAGGGACTGGCAGGGCTACGTGATCATCGTGGACCACACCCGGTCGGAGATCGCCAAGCGGATGGGTATCAATGTCAACGGAAAATTCGCCCTCAAGGTGCGCTGA
- the pap gene encoding polyphosphate:AMP phosphotransferase: MFDAVDLSKKMKKEEYKAVVPPLKEKLGELQRRVHAAGIPAMVVFEGWEPMSMASVINKVLLPLDPRGFSYQNTTAPERLERQMPFIWRFWMRTPWRGSIAIFDRSWYSRTVTECLDEGKCKSLPQEMIDDINRFEELLADDGTVIIKLFLHTSKTEDRKSSHKASPEACGLLTEDLDSERLFRKHLPLLEEIMQRTDTAHAPWIIVESDDPEYAEVKVLRNIVDRLETALTRPAVKETVPGAVMGTSPRAKIDLSVKLSDDDYKDRLDKLQNKIREAQCELFRKKKRLVVVFEGRDASGKGGNINRLAQAMNPRTYEVVPTGAPDDMELAHHYLWRFYRRLPLPGHMSIFDRSWYGRVLVERVEALTPEANWRRAYREINEFERWLVDNETIVVKLWLEVDKETQLKRFIERVDDPRKTWKITADDWAAREKWDRYTEAIDEMLERTSSAHAPWTVIASNDKNHSRVETIRTIVDAVERAL; encoded by the coding sequence ATGTTCGACGCGGTGGATCTGTCCAAGAAGATGAAGAAGGAGGAGTACAAGGCTGTCGTGCCTCCTCTCAAGGAAAAGCTGGGGGAGCTGCAGCGGAGGGTGCACGCCGCGGGCATCCCCGCGATGGTGGTCTTCGAAGGCTGGGAACCGATGAGCATGGCCTCGGTTATCAACAAGGTCCTGCTGCCTCTGGACCCTCGCGGTTTCTCCTATCAAAATACCACCGCCCCCGAGCGGTTGGAGAGGCAGATGCCGTTCATATGGCGGTTCTGGATGCGGACCCCGTGGAGGGGGAGCATTGCCATCTTCGATCGCTCTTGGTACTCCCGAACGGTCACCGAGTGCCTCGACGAGGGCAAGTGCAAGAGCCTGCCCCAGGAGATGATCGATGATATCAATCGGTTCGAGGAGCTTCTCGCCGATGACGGAACGGTCATCATCAAGCTATTCTTGCACACCAGCAAGACGGAGGACCGCAAGTCTAGCCATAAGGCATCCCCCGAGGCCTGTGGCCTTCTGACCGAGGACCTGGACTCAGAGAGGCTATTCCGAAAGCACCTCCCTCTGCTGGAGGAGATCATGCAGCGCACCGATACCGCCCATGCTCCCTGGATTATCGTAGAGTCCGATGACCCGGAATATGCTGAGGTCAAGGTCCTGCGCAACATCGTCGATCGGCTGGAGACGGCGCTGACCCGACCGGCGGTGAAGGAGACGGTGCCGGGAGCGGTCATGGGTACATCTCCACGGGCCAAGATCGATCTCTCCGTCAAGCTCTCCGACGATGATTACAAGGACCGGTTAGACAAGCTTCAGAACAAGATTCGGGAGGCTCAATGTGAACTCTTCCGCAAGAAGAAGCGGCTGGTCGTGGTGTTCGAAGGCCGGGACGCTTCGGGCAAGGGCGGCAACATTAACCGGCTGGCCCAGGCCATGAACCCCCGGACCTATGAGGTGGTGCCGACGGGTGCGCCGGACGATATGGAGCTGGCGCATCATTACCTATGGCGTTTCTACCGCCGCCTGCCCCTGCCCGGACACATGAGCATCTTCGACCGTTCGTGGTACGGGAGGGTGCTGGTGGAGCGGGTGGAGGCGCTGACCCCGGAGGCGAACTGGAGAAGGGCCTACCGGGAGATCAATGAATTCGAACGATGGCTAGTGGATAACGAGACCATCGTGGTGAAGCTATGGCTGGAGGTCGACAAGGAGACCCAGCTGAAGAGGTTCATAGAGCGGGTGGACGATCCGCGGAAGACCTGGAAGATTACCGCCGACGACTGGGCCGCAAGGGAGAAATGGGACCGGTACACCGAGGCCATCGACGAGATGCTCGAAAGGACCTCCTCCGCCCATGCTCCGTGGACGGTGATCGCGTCCAACGACAAGAACCACTCCCGGGTGGAGACGATCAGGACGATCGTCGATGCCGTGGAGCGGGCGCTTTGA
- a CDS encoding GTP-dependent dephospho-CoA kinase family protein produces MVDLKDLRAQTEGCQLLLAVGDMVSFTLLDNGFEPDLVIYDLMTERRSYTSLATKLDRMKGVSAKVANPAGQITTELVREIALALDRNVPTKLLVEGEEDLAALACVAMAPPGSCLIYGVPGKGMAMLRVDEDARCQARSMIYSMEELN; encoded by the coding sequence ATGGTCGATCTCAAGGACCTCCGGGCCCAGACCGAAGGATGCCAGCTCCTTTTGGCGGTGGGCGATATGGTATCATTCACTCTGCTGGATAACGGTTTCGAGCCGGACCTTGTCATATATGACCTCATGACCGAGCGCAGGTCGTACACCTCTCTAGCGACCAAGCTCGATCGGATGAAAGGGGTCAGCGCCAAGGTCGCGAACCCAGCGGGGCAGATAACCACCGAGCTGGTGCGGGAGATCGCGCTGGCTCTTGATCGCAACGTTCCAACGAAGCTCTTGGTCGAGGGCGAGGAGGACCTGGCCGCATTGGCCTGCGTGGCAATGGCTCCTCCAGGCTCCTGCCTGATTTATGGTGTGCCCGGTAAGGGCATGGCCATGCTCAGGGTCGACGAGGACGCCAGGTGCCAGGCCAGGTCTATGATATATTCGATGGAGGAATTGAATTGA
- a CDS encoding DNA-directed RNA polymerase, with amino-acid sequence MYLLTTKEKVVRIPPERLGEDLTDVINQLSWESFEGKIEGSDSLTLLVSHVEPVGQGRIVHGDGAIYQKVKFDSIIFRPQLQEVIEGTVVEVLKFGAFVRFGPLDGLLHISQIMDDRIDIDSENGRLLGKDTKRDLKVGDKVRARIVALSLNERSPRESKIGLTMRQPGLGKIEWIEEERKKTSGGAA; translated from the coding sequence ATGTATCTATTGACAACGAAGGAGAAGGTCGTGCGCATCCCGCCGGAGCGGCTGGGCGAGGACCTCACTGACGTTATAAACCAGCTGAGCTGGGAGTCCTTCGAGGGCAAGATCGAGGGTTCTGACTCGCTCACCCTTCTTGTATCCCACGTCGAACCGGTGGGACAGGGGCGCATCGTCCACGGTGACGGCGCGATCTATCAGAAGGTCAAGTTCGACAGCATCATTTTCCGCCCCCAGTTGCAGGAGGTCATCGAGGGGACCGTGGTAGAGGTCCTAAAGTTCGGTGCCTTCGTCAGGTTCGGGCCGCTGGATGGATTGCTTCATATAAGCCAGATAATGGACGATCGCATCGATATCGACTCCGAGAACGGCAGGCTGCTGGGCAAGGACACCAAGCGTGACCTGAAGGTCGGGGACAAGGTGCGGGCCCGTATCGTCGCTCTTAGCCTCAACGAGAGAAGTCCTCGCGAATCCAAGATCGGCCTCACCATGAGGCAGCCCGGCCTCGGCAAGATTGAATGGATCGAGGAGGAAAGGAAGAAGACGAGCGGAGGTGCGGCATGA
- a CDS encoding pyrroline-5-carboxylate reductase dimerization domain-containing protein — protein sequence MRCGFIGYGNMGSAVVNALLHDGSLKECEVKVYNRTAGRLDGLRSEFPGVSIAASMGEAVQGVDAAFICVHSPIVPQVLAEVRESLVRGVHLITINGGVWINDLEAEYGGPVSKVIPSVTIETGRGFTLISHGRKVSTAQANALESLFSRSSRVKVLPEDQFGICTDLTSCGPGLLAMMMDQLAASGARSGSIDPREAMDMVAETMLGTALVLADRGRSPAMLVERVATRGGITEQGLRVLESELPGTFDRMFAATRRKRAEVTRPIADTDSDEGKRL from the coding sequence ATGCGGTGCGGATTCATCGGCTATGGCAACATGGGGAGCGCGGTGGTCAATGCCCTCCTCCACGACGGCTCTCTCAAGGAGTGCGAGGTCAAGGTCTACAATCGGACCGCCGGGCGCCTAGATGGGTTGCGTTCGGAATTCCCCGGAGTCAGCATCGCGGCATCTATGGGCGAGGCGGTACAAGGGGTGGATGCGGCGTTCATCTGCGTCCACAGCCCTATCGTTCCCCAGGTCCTGGCTGAGGTTCGCGAGTCCCTTGTTCGAGGGGTCCATCTCATTACAATCAACGGAGGGGTCTGGATCAACGACCTGGAAGCAGAGTATGGCGGGCCGGTGAGTAAGGTGATTCCATCCGTCACCATCGAGACCGGTCGGGGGTTCACCCTCATCTCTCACGGCCGGAAAGTGTCGACCGCTCAAGCCAATGCCTTGGAGTCACTATTCTCCCGGTCCAGCCGAGTCAAGGTGCTGCCGGAGGATCAGTTCGGTATCTGCACCGATCTCACCAGTTGTGGCCCTGGCCTGCTGGCCATGATGATGGATCAGCTAGCGGCGTCTGGGGCGCGGTCCGGGAGCATCGATCCCCGGGAGGCCATGGACATGGTGGCGGAGACCATGCTGGGTACCGCCCTAGTACTGGCTGACAGGGGGCGGTCCCCCGCCATGCTGGTGGAGAGGGTCGCCACCAGGGGTGGCATCACCGAGCAGGGCCTTAGGGTACTGGAGAGCGAGCTGCCCGGGACCTTCGACCGCATGTTTGCCGCCACCCGGCGGAAGAGGGCAGAGGTAACGAGGCCCATAGCTGATACCGACTCCGACGAAGGAAAGCGTCTGTGA